A stretch of DNA from Vibrio gallaecicus:
CAGTGCTTCCATCATGATTGTGCCACCAGGAGTTTCGTAACAGCCACGAGACTTCATACCAACAAGACGGTTTTCTACGATATCGATACGACCAACACCGTGCTTAGCACCCTTCTCATTTAGGTAAACCAGTGCGTTGTATGGCGTCATTGTTTCGCCATCAACCGCTACCACTTCGCCTTTTTCAACTTTTAAAGTAACTGTTTCAGATTCGTTTGGCGCTTGCTCTGGGTCTACAGTCCAAGCCCAGCAATCTTCATCCGGTGCGTTCCATGTATTTTCTAGTACGCCACCTTCTGTAGAAATGTGCCATGCGTTTGCATCACGCGAGTAAATCTTAGTAAGAGAAGCTGTACAAGGAATGTTACGCTCAGCTAGGTAATCGAGACACTCTTCACGGCTCACAAGATCCCATTCACGCCAAGGTGCAATTACGTGTAGGTCAGGAGCAAGGGCTGCAAATGCACCCTCAAAACGAACTTGGTCATTACCTTTACCAGTACAGCCGTGACACAGTGCGTCTGCACCCACTTTACGAGCGATTTCAACCTGCGCTTTCGCGATAATTGGACGAGCCATCGAAGTACCTAATAGGTATTTGCCTTCGTAGTAAGCACCTGTTTTTAGCGTTGGGTAGATGTAGTCTGCAACCATCTCTTCTTTAAGGTCAGCGATGTAACATTCTGATGCACCTGAAGCTTTTGCTTTCTCTTCAATGCCAATTAGCTCTTCGTCGCCTTGACCAACATCCGCGACAAACGCAACAACTTCACAGTCATAGTTCTCTTTCAACCATGGAATGATTACTGATGTGTCTAGACCGCCAGAGTAGGCTACTACAACTTTCTTTACGTTAACTTTGCTCATTTTCTTTCTCCTAGTTTCCATACTGCACATGGCGGTCAGCGTTGGAAATGACTTTAATAGTTATATGCTTGTTCTAAATATCTTGTCTAAATTCTTTAAGTAGTGGCTCGTTGTAAGCCCTACTGAGGTAAAAACTGTGTTCCGATGCTTTTACCTGAAAAAAGTTGTGTCAGTTTCTCTGGGTATCGCCAAGTGGCAACTTCAATTGGTCGGCCAAGGTCGTTAGCGGCTTCTAGTGCGGCTTGAACCTTAACGATCATGCCGTCGGTAATTACTTTGCCTTTAATGAGGTCATCGGCTTGTTGCTGATTAAGACTTGGAATCAAGTGACCTTTGCCGTCTAATACGCCACTTACATCAGAAAGCAGTACCAGTTCAGCATCAAGCGCTCCTGCAACAGCAACCGCAGCTTGATCGGCATTGACGTTCATCAGTTGGCCTTGCTCAGTCAAACCAATCGAGCTAATGATTGGTAGTGCGCCAGCATTGAGGATTGCTTGTAGAACAGTTGAATCACCCGGCTCGGCTTTACCTACCGCACCCAATTCAGGGTTTAGCTCGCTGACTTTACATAAACCCCCATCCGCTAAGCTCAAACCAACAGCGTTCAAACCATCTTTAATTGCTTGCCCTTGAAGTAGCTTGTTCGCTGTACCTGCAAGAGCGCCGGCAATCAATGGAATTTGATCATAAGGGGTCACGCGTAGCCCCTCTTTTTTTACGGTTTCAAGGTTTAGCTTACTCATTAAGTCATCAACAAGGTAACCACCACCATGCACAATCACTATTGGGCGCTGAACTTGTTGTTGGTAAGTAGAAATAGCACCAAACACCTGAGTTAGCGTATCAGGAGAAGACAATGCAGCTCCGCCTAACTTTATGATTAATGGTTGATTATTAAGGCTCATATTAAGATTCCTTACACTAGCGCAGTTAATGACTGAAAGCCATACCGTAAATTTAAACACTGCATCGCTTGGCTAGATGCACCTTTTAACAAATTATCAATCGCAGACACTACGATGATATGTTGACCTTGAACCTTCCACCCTAAATCGCAAAATGGCGTGTTTTCAACGTCTTGAATTCTTGGCAACTTATCTTCAAGAATTCTGACCGCTGGCTTACCTTGATAAGCTTGCTCAAACGCTTGCTGAATTTGCTCTGTCGCCACGCCTTCAGCCAGCTTCATCGTAATGGTTGCTAGAATGCCACGCTTAAAGTTTCCAAGATGCGGGGTAAAAATCACATCACATCCTAAATGAGCAGCAATTTCAGGTTGATGACGGTGATTGAAAACACCATAAGGCTGTAAGCTCACTTCACAGAAGCTATTAACCATGCTCGCTTTGCGACCGGCACCTGTAACTCCACTGGTCGCATTAATCACTGGCCATTGGTTTTCATCAAGTAAGTTAGCGTCAACCAAAGGTTTGATTGCCAACTGTGAAGCCGTTGGATAACAACCCGCTACTGCGACTAGTTGAGCTTGTTTAATAGCGTCTTCATTCCACTCAGCTAAACCGTAAGCAGCTTTATCAAGCCATTGATCATGTTGATGCTCGAAACCGTAGAATTCTTGATAAAAATTTTCACCTTTCACTCTAAAAGCACCCGACAGGTCGAATACTTGGCAATCGTTCTCTAGAAAGATTGGCGCTAGGTCGTGACTTACTTCATGCGCAGTCGCTAAGAAAATTACATCAGACTGCTTTGCCACTTCTTCTGGGTTGATTAAAGGTTGCACTGGCATATCAATCAGCCCTGCTAACTTACCGTGAAGTGCCGCAATAGGTTTACCTGCGTCTACACTATTGGCTGAGACATATAAACCTGATAGCGTGAGCTCAGGGTGTCTATTTATCATTAGAGCCAGTTCTGCTCCTGTGTAGCCGCTTGCGCCAATGATCGTCGTTTTCAGCATCTCAACACATCCATTCTTGAGGTAAGTTACATTTCAAATTTGACTATTCATACTTAATTTTTAGCTTTATTTGATTTTTTATTCATTAAATATGATTTAATATGTGTTTTACCGCCTTATGGTTTTTCTGTCAATAGTAGAAGTGAAGATATTATGCAATTACCGAGTTTTCTTGAGGTCTATAAAGGCCTGATATCCACCGATTCAATTAGCTCAACAGAACCAAGTTGGGATCACGGCAATGCCAAAGTCATTGAAAAGCTAGCGCAATGGTTCAAAGACGTGGGTTTCAGCGTTGAAGTAATAGAAGTTGAACCAGGTAAACATAATATGATTGCCAAGATGGGCTCTGGTGAAGGAGGGTTACTTCTTGCAGGACACAGCGATACCGTCCCTTTTGATGAAGGACGTTGGAATTTCAATCCTCATGCATTAACAGAACACAACAACCGCTTTTATGGGTTAGGCACTACAGATATGAAAGGCTTTTTTGCTTTCATCTATGAAGCCGTAAAAAAAATGGATTGGAGTAACCAAACCAAGCCACTTTATGTTTTGGCAACGTGTGATGAAGAAACCACGATGCTGGGCGCTCGACATTTTACTGAAAGTGCTCCTTTTAAACCGGATTACTGCATCATTGGTGAGCCAACAAGCCTAGTGCCAATTCGGGGTCATAAAGGACACGTTGCCAATGCTGTACGTGTCACTGGCAAGTCAGGTCACTCTTCAGATCCCGCCTTAGGTGTTAATGCCATCGAAATTATGCATGAAGTGCTGTTTGCGCTAATGCAACTGAGAGATAAGTTAGTTAAAGAGTACCATCACCCCGGCTTTGCAATTCCAAGCCCCACCCTAAACCTTGGTCATATTCACGGAGGCGATAGTGCTAACCGTATCTGTGGCTGTTGTGAACTGCATTATGATGTTCGTCCTTTACCGGGCATCAGCCTAGATGGTTTGGATAACATGCTGCGTGGTGCGCTTAAAGAAGTAGAAGCAAAATGGCCAGGAAGAATTGAGATAACGCCATTGCATGAACCAATCCCGGGGTACGAGTGCCAACACGACCATCCATTTATTGGTGGAATGGAATCAGTGTGTGGGATTGAATCACAAACCGTGAACTACTGTACTGAAGCGCCTTTCTTGCAAGAGCTTTGCCCAACGCTAGTACTGGGACCAGGTTCAATTGACCAAGCCCATCAACCTGATGAGTTCTTAAGTTTTGACTTCATCGACCCAACAATTGATGTACTCAGTAAATCAATACGTAAATATTGTTTCTAGTTATTACCAGTTTCTAAGTTAAGAACAAAAATAGAGATCACTCGCATAAAAACGATCCTCAAATAGGTCGCTTTTATGCTGTTTTTCCCTTTCCCACTTAGAAGTTGTAATTAAATTTCAATTTATTCCTATATCAAAACAAATTTATCACTTCTTCATTTTCCAAAACCAATAATTGCAAACTTAGAATGCTTTATTTGACTAGATACAGCACTTTTCGCTAGATTGTGTACTTAGCAAGGAACAATGGATGTAATTTTTTTACGAGGCAGGATGACAATGAACGAGAAATACGCCGCTCTCAAGAGTAACGTAAGCATGCTGGGACGCTTGCTCGGTAACACTATCCAAGACGCACATGGTGACGTAATCTTAGAGAAAGTAGAGACAATACGTAAACTTTCCAAGTCAGCCAGAGCAGGTAACCAAGCTGATCGTGACAGCCTGATTGAAGAAATAAAAAACCTGCCGAATGAACAGCTAACCCCTGTGGCACGCGCATTTAACCAATTCTTAAATCTCACAAACATGGCAGAGCAGTACCATACTATTTCTCGCCATTGTGAAGAGCACGTTTGCGAACCAGACGCGCTACAATCTTTATTTTCAAAGCTTAGCCAAAACAAAATCAGTAAGTTGGATGCGGCACAAGCAGTACGCGATTTAAATATCGAACTCGTACTGACGGCTCACCCAACCGAAATCACTCGTCGCACGATGATCAACAAACTCGTTAAAATTAACGAATGTTTGTCGAAGCTAGAGCTAAGTGACTTATCAAACAAAGAACGCGTTAAAACTGAACGTCGTCTAGAGCAATTAATCGCTCAAGGTTGGCACTCAGATGTAATCCGTCAGCAACGTCCAACACCGCTTGATGAAGCTAAATGGGGCTTTGCAGTCGTTGAAAACTCACTATGGGAAGCAGTACCTGATTTTCTACGTGATATGGATGAGCGCGTTAAAGGCTACTTTGGCGAAGGTCTACCTATTGATGCTCGCCCTGTGCACTTTTCTTCTTGGATGGGTGGTGACCGTGACGGAAACCCATTTGTCACTCATACCATTACCAAAGAAGTACTTCGTTTATCTCGCTGGAAAGCCGCTGATCTCTATTTAGGTGATGTCAATGAACTGATCACTGAATTATCAATGACAAAGTGCAATGACACCGTTCGTGCATTAGCTGGCGATGAACACGAAGCTTATCGTGCCATCCTAAAAGGTCTGCGTACTCTTCTTGGTGATACGCTTGAAGTGTTAGATGCTGAGATTCATCACGCTGACGTTCCTAAAAAGCCGACATTACAAAACATTGATCAGCTTTGGGTTCCTCTTCACGCCTGCTACCAATCTCTGCATGAGTGCGGCATGGGTGTTATCGCAGATGGTTCACTACTTGATACCCTACGTCGAATTAAAGCATTTGGAGTACATCTAGTTCGCTTAGATGTTCGCCAAGAAAGTACGCGTCACTCTGATGTTCTTTCTGAACTGACTCGTTACCTTGGCATTGGTGATTATGACCAATGGAGTGAGCAAGACAAAATTGCTTTCTTAACCAATGAATTAAGTTCTAAACGCCCTCTTCTTCCACGAGAATGGGAACCATCAGAACAAGTTAAAGAGGTTTTAGACACCTGTAAGATTATTGCAGCTCAACCTCGTGAAGCTTTCGGTGCTTACGTTATTTCAATGGCTCGTACTGCGTCTGATGTACTGGCGGTTCACCTACTTCTTCAAGAGTCTGGCTGTCCTTATCGCATGGACGTATGTCCGTTGTTTGAAACTTTAGATGACTTAAATAACTCTGAAGCCGTTATCAAGCAACTAATGGGCATCGACTTATACCGAGGCTTTATCCAAAACCATCAAATGGTCATGATTGGTTACTCTGATTCTGCAAAAGATGCTGGTGTGATGTCTGCAGGCTGGGCTCAATATGACGCAATGGATAAGCTGGTTAAAGTGTGTGAAGACGAAGGTATTGAACTGACATTATTCCATGGTCGTGGCGGAACAGTTGGTCGTGGTGGCGCTCCTGCGCATGCTGCCCTACTTTCTCAGCCACCTCAAAGCTTAAAAGGCGGGTTACGCGTAACGGAACAAGGTGAAATGATCCGCTTTAAGCTGGGGTTACCTGAAGTAGCCGTTAACAGCTTTAATATATACGCTAGTGCTATTTTAGAAGCGAATCTTCTGCCACCACCAGAGCCAAAACAAGAATGGCGCGATCTGATGAATGTGCTTTCAGAAGTGTCTTGTGAAGCTTACCGTAATGTTGTTCGTGGTGAAGAAAAGTTTGTTCCTTACTTCCGCCAAGCTACGCCTGAGTTAGAGCTAGGTAAACTGCCTCTTGGCTCTCGACCAGCAAAACGTAACCCTAACGGTGGAGTTGAAAGCTTACGTGCGATCCCTTGGATATTCTCTTGGAGCCAAAACCGCTTGGTTCTACCCGCATGGCTAGGTGCTGGTGAAGCGATTCAATATTCAGTAGACCAAGGCCATCAAGCTCTTTTAGAAGAGATGTGTCGCGAATGGCCATTCTTTTCTACGCGTTTAGGTATGCTAGAGATGGTTTATTCTAAGTGCAATTTAGAAATCGCGAAGTATTACGATCAACGACTTGTTGATGAGTCACTACTACCTCTTGGTGAATTGCTTCGTGAACAACTGCAAAAAGACATTAAAGCAGTATTGAACGTTGAGAATAACGAAAACTTGATGCAAAGCGACCCATGGGGTCTTGAATCAATACGCCTTCGTAATATCTACGTTGAGCCACTAAACATGCTTCAAGCTGAGTTGTTATACCGAACTAGAAAATGTGAAACTCCACCGCCAGAGCTAGAAGAAGCCCTAATGGTGACGATTGCAGGTATTGCAGCAGGTATGCGAAATACCGGATAGCCAGTGATTAACACTAAAATAAAGACAAAAGGTCGCCACGTGCGACCTTTTTATTTTGTAAAATAACCACTATTGAGTTTTCTATCAGTTTTTTGGGTTATTTTGTCCATGTATTCCACTTTATGCTTATTATTTAGATATAATACCGCTCCGCTGTGAAAACACTCCTATCAAAATATTCCACAGCACTAGGTAAGGAAACTTACCGCGCTAGGTGACAAACGGCTTTATAAGGTGACATAACCAACGAAACACGTTGGTGTTGCTTAGACATATACCAACATATCGTGCCATTAGAAGCACACTTGATGTTTAAGCATTAGTTTACTGTTTATTGACCATTTGGATTAAAGACATGTCATTACCACACGTAATCTTAACTGTTTTAAGTACGCGCGATGCTACTGGTTACGATATAACAAAAGAGTTTTCATCAAGCATTGGCTACTTCTGGAAAGCAAGCCACCAACAAGTTTATCGCGAGCTAAATAAAATGGCTCAAAATGAACAAGTAACTTGTGTGCTTGAACCTCAAGAAGGCAAACCTGATCGTAAAGTTTATTCTATCACCGACGCCGGTCGTGGCGCTTTAGGTGAATGGTTTGAACAACCAACTGCGCACCCAACAGTACGTGATGAGTTCTCAGCTAAGCTAATGGCTTGTGCTGTTCAACCATCAGATGCATACCGTATTCAACTGACTGAACTTGTAGAAGAGTCTCGTAAGCTAGTTTCTCACTACAAAGAAATTGAAGCAGCATACTACGCGACACCAGCGACATTAGATAAGCAAGCTCGTCTAGAGCGCTTAACACTGCGTCGTAACCTACTTATCCGTGAGGCATGGATTGTGTGGGCTGACGAGGTTTTGCTTGAACTAGGTGCAATGGCATAACGCTCTTCCCTGTTCAGATTGTATCGCTGTTAGCTGAATAGCGACTGTCTAAAAAGATAAAAGGCTTGAACTCTTAGAGTCCAAGCCTTTTTTGTATCTAAAGAATATGGATTAAACAGCTACCACTTGTGGTCGAACACCTAATGTATGGCACAGTGCATAAGTCATTTCTGCACGGTTCAGTGTATAAAAGTGAAAATCTTTCACACCTTCACGACTTAGAGTACGAACCATATCAATCGCTTGGCTAGCACCTACAAGTTGACGAGTCGTTGGATCATCATCCAAGCCTTGGAACTGCTGCGCCATCCAGCCTGGTACTTTCACATTATTCATCGCAGCAAAACGGGAAGCTTGTTTAAAGTTAGATACTGGTAAAATGCCCGGTACGATTTCAACATCAATTCCTGCTGCCACACAACGGTCACGGAAACGTAGATAGCTTTCAACATCAAAGAAGAATTGAGTAATAGCACGGTTAGCACCGGCATCAACTTTACGTTTCAAGTTAATAAGGTCAGATTGAGCACTTTTTGCTTCAGGGTGCACTTCAGGGAAAGCTGCAACAGAGATATCAAAGTCGTGACGGGATTTCAGTAAATTGACTAAATCAGACGCGTACATCTCAGGAGCACCGCCACCTTCAGGAATATCACCACGTAGCGCAACAATACTCTGAATGCCATTCGCCCAGTAATCGTCAGCAATCTGGATCAGTTCATCACGACTTGCATCGATACATGTTAAGTGTGGCGCTGCTACCAAACCTGTCTGGTTTTTGATTTCTTTAATAATAGAGTGAGTACGATCACGCTCGCCAGAGTTTGCTCCATAAGTTACTGAAACAAATTTAGGTTGAAGAGTTTTCAAGCGGTGAACAGAATTCCACAGCGTTTCTTCCATCTTTTCACTACTCGGTGGAAAAAACTCAAATGACACGTTTATATTATCTGAAAGCTCAGCAATATTTTGATTCAAAGCGTCGATATGACCTGCGTGCGTATATCCCATCTTACTCTCCCTGTGGCAAAAGCAACCACTAAATATTTTCAAATCCTTAGCGACGTTTAGACGTCTATATGTCTCCAGAATGTATTGAATACGATTTAATGTCAACTGATCCATTATGAATTTTTTTCAAGTAGATCGTGAGTAAAGCTCAAGAAGAAGGTCAGAGCTTGAGAATAGATAATCACCGAAAAGAAACAAAAAAGCTGAAAGTAAATGAATTCTACTTTCAGCCATATTTATGGGTTATTGCGGCTTGGTTAATCAGAACAATCAACCATTAAAGGTATTAAAATAAGCTAGACATACGATTCAAATCGGACTGAATTGCTCCTGCTGTCACCTCTCGACCAGCGCCAGGTCCGCGAATCACTAAGGGATTATCTTTGTACCATTTGCTCTCGATCGCAAAAATATTATCGCATGGCAGTAAGTTCGCTAACGCATGCTCTTTAGATAAAGCCTCTACGCCTACCGTTGCTTTACCATTTTTTTCAAGACGAGCAACATAACGAAGTACTTTCTGTTGTGATTGAGCTTTAGTTAAACGCTCTGCCAATTCATCACTTAGCAACGAAGCTTTATCGAAGAAGTCATCTACAGACAAATCTTGTAGCTCCTTCGGCACTAAAGACTCTACTTTCACGTTTTCAGGTTCAATATCTAGCCCTGACTCACGTGCTAAAATCACTAGCTTACGCATCACATCAGATCCATCTAAATCAGCTCGAGGGTCTGGTTCAGTTAAACCTTGCTGCCATGCTAGATCTACCAATTCACTAAATGGAACGCTGCCATCAAATTGCTGAAACAGCCAAGACAAAGTACCAGAGAAGATTCCTGAAAGAGCAATAATATCATCACCACTTTCACGTAAATCTCGAACTGTATGGTTAATCGGTAACCCTGCCCCTACTGTTGCATTATATAACCAGTGGCGACTGATTTTAGAAAAAGCATCTTGGACTTGATGATAATATTCACTGGATGCTGAACCTGCCACTTTATTTGCAGAGATCAGGTGAACCCCTTGTTTAGCGATATCTAAATATTTATCAGCAAGCAATTTGCTGGCTGTGACATCTAATACAACCGCTTCATCATAACCCTGTATTTCGCCTAAACGCTCAAGCCAGTCACTGCCGTTATTATTTACCGCTTCATCTGAGAAACAAGTAAGCACAGTGCTAGGGTCGATGCCCTGCTCATCAAACCAATAAGTTTGACTATCAATCACTGCCACTAAATCAAAGCTCATACCACGGCGCTTTTCTAGTTCAGCTTTCTGTTCTGCAAATAAACTTAACCAACTCGAACCAATGTTTCCTTTCCCGCACAGTGCGATAGCAACTCGTTTCTGTGCTTGGAATAATTGGGAATGGACACCTTTTACTAAAATAGATGTGTCAGCTTTGCGCATCACTGCAACCAAGCTTAACCCAGAAGAAGCCTCTGAGATAAACTCTACCGGTGAGTCTTTTAACTGCTGGTAAAAACCATAGCAATGATTCGGGTTTTTCGTCACACCCGCTCCAACCGCAGCCACCAAAGAGAAGCCTTCTTTAAGTTTAATCTCGCCTTCTACCGCATGGTCTTGTAAGTATTCTAAAGCACCACCAGCAATTTCTTCAGTGTACGCCAAGCGAATACAATATTGGTCTGGTTGTAATTCATACGCTAGCGGTTCTAATTGAGCGCGCTTCAACCCTTCGAGTACATCGGTAGTCAAACGCTCAAAATCGTGCCCGTGACCAAACGTCACTTGGATCAATAAAACTTCATCCAGAGACGTAATAATTTTCGCACCACGACCGGAAGCCAATACACGCTCAATTTGAGTGGAGCCCGATTCTGGTTGATAACTGCAACGTAAACTTAAATCCATCGCACTTTGAGCAACAGGCTGTAAGGTTCTGCTATGTAAAACAGGAGCAGCAAGTCGGGCTAATTCACTGGCTTCATCCAAACGAAGTAAAGGCAATAAACACGCATCCGATACTAGCCTTGGATCAGCACTGTAAACGCCGGCTACATCGCTCCAAATCGTGACTCGGTCGACTTCAGCTAACGCACCAATAACCGTTGCAGAGTAATCTGAACCATTACGGCCTAAAAGAACGGTTTCGCCTTCGCAGTTTTGAGCCATGAAGCCCGTAATCACAACCCGACAATGTGTATGTTGCGCCAGCACTTCTTTAATTAAAGCGTAAGAGCGCGAGCGATCAACTTCTGGCTGTGTTCCCGCTTCAGCTCGTAAGAATTCACGAGCGTCCTGCGCGATAGCTTGTAAATCATTCTGAGAAAGAAGTTCAGCAAGTAACCTTGAAGACCAGACCTCACCATGACCTAGCACTTGAGACTTTTGCGCTTCAGTCAGTGGGGCATTCAATTCACCTAATGCTGTGAATTCCGCTTGAACCAAACCAAGATGATGAGCGGCTTGATCGCCTTCTAACAACTCTTCAATTAAATTCAGCTGGAATTGACGTAATGACTGTAGGCATTCATGTGCTAAACGCCCATCTTTATCTAGTGCTTCTAAGAACTCGATTAAACGATTAGTCGTTTTACCAGCAGCGGAGACCACAACCAAATCAGTCGCGCTTGAATACTCTTTCAAAATATTCACAACTCGCTGATAGCATTCTGGGTTAGCTAAACTACTTCCACCAAATTTATGCAGTTGGCGTAAAACACTCATTAGCTCGCTTCCCCATTCTCGATGAAGTTATGTGTCTTAAGAAACGCTTGGTTTAGATCTTCAATAAGATCGCCCGCGTCTTCTAAACCTACAGACAAACGTAGAAGTTGCTGAGATACACCCGCTTCAGCCAAAGCAACTTGCCCCATTGCACGGTGAGTCATAGAAGCTGGATGACAAATCAAACTTTCAACACCACCTAAAGATTCAGCCAACGAGAACAGCTCTAGCTCACCAACAAAAAACTTCAACGCTTCAAAAGATCCTGCGAACTCAAAGCTCAGCATAGAACCAAA
This window harbors:
- a CDS encoding argininosuccinate synthase translates to MSKVNVKKVVVAYSGGLDTSVIIPWLKENYDCEVVAFVADVGQGDEELIGIEEKAKASGASECYIADLKEEMVADYIYPTLKTGAYYEGKYLLGTSMARPIIAKAQVEIARKVGADALCHGCTGKGNDQVRFEGAFAALAPDLHVIAPWREWDLVSREECLDYLAERNIPCTASLTKIYSRDANAWHISTEGGVLENTWNAPDEDCWAWTVDPEQAPNESETVTLKVEKGEVVAVDGETMTPYNALVYLNEKGAKHGVGRIDIVENRLVGMKSRGCYETPGGTIMMEALRAVEQLVLDKAAFEFREELGVKASHLVYDGRWFTPLCKSILAATDELAQDVNGEVVIKLYKGHATVTQKRSDNSLYSEEFATFGEDEVYDQSHAEGFIRLYSLSSRIRALNSQK
- the argB gene encoding acetylglutamate kinase, producing the protein MSLNNQPLIIKLGGAALSSPDTLTQVFGAISTYQQQVQRPIVIVHGGGYLVDDLMSKLNLETVKKEGLRVTPYDQIPLIAGALAGTANKLLQGQAIKDGLNAVGLSLADGGLCKVSELNPELGAVGKAEPGDSTVLQAILNAGALPIISSIGLTEQGQLMNVNADQAAVAVAGALDAELVLLSDVSGVLDGKGHLIPSLNQQQADDLIKGKVITDGMIVKVQAALEAANDLGRPIEVATWRYPEKLTQLFSGKSIGTQFLPQ
- the argC gene encoding N-acetyl-gamma-glutamyl-phosphate reductase, encoding MLKTTIIGASGYTGAELALMINRHPELTLSGLYVSANSVDAGKPIAALHGKLAGLIDMPVQPLINPEEVAKQSDVIFLATAHEVSHDLAPIFLENDCQVFDLSGAFRVKGENFYQEFYGFEHQHDQWLDKAAYGLAEWNEDAIKQAQLVAVAGCYPTASQLAIKPLVDANLLDENQWPVINATSGVTGAGRKASMVNSFCEVSLQPYGVFNHRHQPEIAAHLGCDVIFTPHLGNFKRGILATITMKLAEGVATEQIQQAFEQAYQGKPAVRILEDKLPRIQDVENTPFCDLGWKVQGQHIIVVSAIDNLLKGASSQAMQCLNLRYGFQSLTALV
- the argE gene encoding acetylornithine deacetylase translates to MQLPSFLEVYKGLISTDSISSTEPSWDHGNAKVIEKLAQWFKDVGFSVEVIEVEPGKHNMIAKMGSGEGGLLLAGHSDTVPFDEGRWNFNPHALTEHNNRFYGLGTTDMKGFFAFIYEAVKKMDWSNQTKPLYVLATCDEETTMLGARHFTESAPFKPDYCIIGEPTSLVPIRGHKGHVANAVRVTGKSGHSSDPALGVNAIEIMHEVLFALMQLRDKLVKEYHHPGFAIPSPTLNLGHIHGGDSANRICGCCELHYDVRPLPGISLDGLDNMLRGALKEVEAKWPGRIEITPLHEPIPGYECQHDHPFIGGMESVCGIESQTVNYCTEAPFLQELCPTLVLGPGSIDQAHQPDEFLSFDFIDPTIDVLSKSIRKYCF
- the ppc gene encoding phosphoenolpyruvate carboxylase, with translation MNEKYAALKSNVSMLGRLLGNTIQDAHGDVILEKVETIRKLSKSARAGNQADRDSLIEEIKNLPNEQLTPVARAFNQFLNLTNMAEQYHTISRHCEEHVCEPDALQSLFSKLSQNKISKLDAAQAVRDLNIELVLTAHPTEITRRTMINKLVKINECLSKLELSDLSNKERVKTERRLEQLIAQGWHSDVIRQQRPTPLDEAKWGFAVVENSLWEAVPDFLRDMDERVKGYFGEGLPIDARPVHFSSWMGGDRDGNPFVTHTITKEVLRLSRWKAADLYLGDVNELITELSMTKCNDTVRALAGDEHEAYRAILKGLRTLLGDTLEVLDAEIHHADVPKKPTLQNIDQLWVPLHACYQSLHECGMGVIADGSLLDTLRRIKAFGVHLVRLDVRQESTRHSDVLSELTRYLGIGDYDQWSEQDKIAFLTNELSSKRPLLPREWEPSEQVKEVLDTCKIIAAQPREAFGAYVISMARTASDVLAVHLLLQESGCPYRMDVCPLFETLDDLNNSEAVIKQLMGIDLYRGFIQNHQMVMIGYSDSAKDAGVMSAGWAQYDAMDKLVKVCEDEGIELTLFHGRGGTVGRGGAPAHAALLSQPPQSLKGGLRVTEQGEMIRFKLGLPEVAVNSFNIYASAILEANLLPPPEPKQEWRDLMNVLSEVSCEAYRNVVRGEEKFVPYFRQATPELELGKLPLGSRPAKRNPNGGVESLRAIPWIFSWSQNRLVLPAWLGAGEAIQYSVDQGHQALLEEMCREWPFFSTRLGMLEMVYSKCNLEIAKYYDQRLVDESLLPLGELLREQLQKDIKAVLNVENNENLMQSDPWGLESIRLRNIYVEPLNMLQAELLYRTRKCETPPPELEEALMVTIAGIAAGMRNTG
- a CDS encoding PadR family transcriptional regulator, whose amino-acid sequence is MSLPHVILTVLSTRDATGYDITKEFSSSIGYFWKASHQQVYRELNKMAQNEQVTCVLEPQEGKPDRKVYSITDAGRGALGEWFEQPTAHPTVRDEFSAKLMACAVQPSDAYRIQLTELVEESRKLVSHYKEIEAAYYATPATLDKQARLERLTLRRNLLIREAWIVWADEVLLELGAMA
- the metF gene encoding methylenetetrahydrofolate reductase, with the translated sequence MGYTHAGHIDALNQNIAELSDNINVSFEFFPPSSEKMEETLWNSVHRLKTLQPKFVSVTYGANSGERDRTHSIIKEIKNQTGLVAAPHLTCIDASRDELIQIADDYWANGIQSIVALRGDIPEGGGAPEMYASDLVNLLKSRHDFDISVAAFPEVHPEAKSAQSDLINLKRKVDAGANRAITQFFFDVESYLRFRDRCVAAGIDVEIVPGILPVSNFKQASRFAAMNNVKVPGWMAQQFQGLDDDPTTRQLVGASQAIDMVRTLSREGVKDFHFYTLNRAEMTYALCHTLGVRPQVVAV
- a CDS encoding bifunctional aspartate kinase/homoserine dehydrogenase II, which produces MSVLRQLHKFGGSSLANPECYQRVVNILKEYSSATDLVVVSAAGKTTNRLIEFLEALDKDGRLAHECLQSLRQFQLNLIEELLEGDQAAHHLGLVQAEFTALGELNAPLTEAQKSQVLGHGEVWSSRLLAELLSQNDLQAIAQDAREFLRAEAGTQPEVDRSRSYALIKEVLAQHTHCRVVITGFMAQNCEGETVLLGRNGSDYSATVIGALAEVDRVTIWSDVAGVYSADPRLVSDACLLPLLRLDEASELARLAAPVLHSRTLQPVAQSAMDLSLRCSYQPESGSTQIERVLASGRGAKIITSLDEVLLIQVTFGHGHDFERLTTDVLEGLKRAQLEPLAYELQPDQYCIRLAYTEEIAGGALEYLQDHAVEGEIKLKEGFSLVAAVGAGVTKNPNHCYGFYQQLKDSPVEFISEASSGLSLVAVMRKADTSILVKGVHSQLFQAQKRVAIALCGKGNIGSSWLSLFAEQKAELEKRRGMSFDLVAVIDSQTYWFDEQGIDPSTVLTCFSDEAVNNNGSDWLERLGEIQGYDEAVVLDVTASKLLADKYLDIAKQGVHLISANKVAGSASSEYYHQVQDAFSKISRHWLYNATVGAGLPINHTVRDLRESGDDIIALSGIFSGTLSWLFQQFDGSVPFSELVDLAWQQGLTEPDPRADLDGSDVMRKLVILARESGLDIEPENVKVESLVPKELQDLSVDDFFDKASLLSDELAERLTKAQSQQKVLRYVARLEKNGKATVGVEALSKEHALANLLPCDNIFAIESKWYKDNPLVIRGPGAGREVTAGAIQSDLNRMSSLF